A window from Urocitellus parryii isolate mUroPar1 chromosome 1, mUroPar1.hap1, whole genome shotgun sequence encodes these proteins:
- the Ccnb1 gene encoding G2/mitotic-specific cyclin-B1: MALRVTRNTKINADNKTKISMAGAKRVPVATVAASKPGLRPRTALGDIGNKVSEQLQTRVLLKKEAKPSATGKVIAKKLSKPLEKAPVCVPEPEPETEPEPEPEPVKEEKLSPEPILVDTPSASPMETSGCAPAEEYLCQAFSDVILAVSDVDAEDGVDPNLCSEYVKDIYAYLRQLEEEQSVRPKYLLGREVTGNMRAILIDWLIQVQMKFRLLQETMYMTVSIIDRFMQDNCVPKKMLQLVGVTAMFIASKYEEMYPPEIGDFAFVTNNTYTKHQIRQMEMKILRVLNFGLGRPLPLHFLRRASKIGEVDVEQHTLAKYLMELTMLDYDMVHFPPSQIAAGAFCLALKILDNGEWTPILQHYLSYTEESLLPVMQHLAKNIVMVNQGLTKHMTIKNKYATSKHAKISTLAQLNSALVQDLAKAVAKV; the protein is encoded by the exons ATGGCGCTCCGAGTCACCAGG AACACGAAAATTAATGCTGACAATAAGACCAAGATTAGTATGGCAGGGGCAAAGCGTGTGCCTGTGGCCACTGTTGCAGCCTCCAAGCCTGGGCTGAGGCCAAGAACAGCTCTTGGAGACATTGGTAATAAAGTCAGTGAACAGCTGCAGACTAGAGTGCTTCTGAAAAAG GAAGCAAAACCATCAGCTACTGGAAAGGTTATTGCTAAAAAACTATCAAAACCTTTGGAAAAGGCACCTGTGTGTGTGCCAGAGCCAGAGCCTGAGACTGAAcctgagcctgagcctgagcctgTCAAGGAAGAAAAACTTTCGCCTGAACCTATTTTG GTTGATACTCCCTCTGCAAGCCCAATGGAAACATCTGGATGTGCTCCTGCAGAAGAATATCTATGTCAGGCTTTCTCTGATGTAATCCTTGCAGTGAGTGATGTGGATGCAGAAGATGGAGTAGATCCAAACCTTTGTAGTGAATATGTAAAGGATATCTATGCTTATCTGAGACAACTTGAG gaagaACAGTCAGTGAGACCAAAATACCTACTGGGTCGGGAAGTCACTGGAAACATGAGAGCTATCCTAATTGACTGGCTAATACAAGTTCAAATGAAATTCAGGTTGCTGCAGGAGACCATGTATATGACCGTTTCCATTATTGATCGGTTTATGCAG GATAATTGTGTGCCCAAGAAGATGCTGCAGCTGGTTGGTGTCACTGCCATGTTTATTGCAAGCAAATATGAAGAAATGTACCCTCCAGAAATTGGTGACTTTGCTTTTGTGACTAACAACACTTACACTAAGCACCAAATCAGACAGATGGAAATGAAGATTCTAAGAGTTTTAAACTTTGGTCTGGGTCGCCCTCTACCACTGCACTTCCTTCGCAGAGCATCTAAAATTGGAGAG GTTGATGTTGAGCAACATACTTTGGCTAAATATCTGATGGAACTAACTATGTTGGACTATGATATGGTGCACTTTCCTCCTTCTCAAATTGCAGCAGGAGCTTTTTGCTTAGCACTGAAAATTCTTGACAATGGTGAATGG aCACCAATTCTACAGCATTACCTGTCATATACTGAAGAGTCTCTTCTTCCTGTTATGCAGCACCTGGCTAAGAATATAGTCATGGTGAATCAAGGGCTTACAAAGCATATG ACTATCAAGAACAAGTATGCTACATCTAAGCATGCAAAGATCAGCACTCTAGCACAGCTGAATTCTGCACTAGTTCAAGATTTAGCCAAGGCTGTGGCAAAGGTGTAA
- the Cenph gene encoding centromere protein H, producing the protein MERHLQEQTAAESTDSGGAGRAGGLPQVAGAQEARSNDRMTLLLRLRAQTKQQLLEYKSMVDAYEEKTPEQIIQENQIEAKVEDLENEIEEVKIALEMKNLALARMQLSTALKKNLEKNDTMNSVLMDNMKHILKLNKLIMKSQQESWELEEKLLDVRKKRLQLKQASERKLLEIQTEKNKQKEDLDNVENSDKIKAMQKNLQKEIQITTVIQHVFQNLILGSKANWAEDSALKETVLQLEKNLTMM; encoded by the exons ATGGAGCGGCATCTCCAGGAGCAAACTGCCGCAGAGTCGACGGACTCCggaggggcaggcagggcaggcGGGCTGCCGCAGGTCGCCGGCGCCCAGGAGGCACGCAGCAACGACCGAATGACCCTGCTGCTCAG gctGAGAGCACAGACAAAACAACAACTCTTAGAATATAAGTCAATGGTTGATGCAT atgaagaaaaaacTCCAGAACAAATCATTCAAGAAAACCAAATTGAAGC TAAAGTTGAAGacctagaaaatgaaattgaagaggtAAAAATTGCCCTTGAAATGAAAAATCTTGCGTTAGCCAG GATGCAACTGTCAACTGCACttaaaaaaaacctggaaaaaaaTGACACCATGAATAG TGTGCTCATGGATAACATGAAACACATATTAAAGCTGAATAAGTTAATAATGAAATCACAGCAG gaATCTTGGGAATTAGAGGAAAAACTGCTTGATGTTAGAAAGAAGAGATTAC AATTAAAACAAGCTTCAGAAAGGAAGCTTTTAGAAATACAGACAGAAAAGAACAAGCAGAAAGAAGATCTGGACAATGTGGAAAATTCAGACAAGATAAAGGCCATGCAAAAAAACCtacagaaagaaatacaaattactaCAGTTATTCAACATGTGTTCCAg aacCTCATTTTAGGAAGTAAAGCTAACTGGGCAGAGGATTCTGCCCTCAAGGAAACTGTTCTACAACTTGAGAAGAATCTCACCATGATGTAA